One Numenius arquata chromosome 13, bNumArq3.hap1.1, whole genome shotgun sequence genomic region harbors:
- the LPCAT2 gene encoding lysophosphatidylcholine acyltransferase 2, with protein sequence MAQRVLPLPRQQSFCPPTVPNPFVHPGRLSAGDKLRIVLQGIILLPLRAICMVFLLLLAWLFASIATFRHPGKGSVPLKGWRRRMIQTTLSCLTRTLFFVMGFQVKVKGKIASLREAPIFVAAPHSSFFDAIICAPTGMPSVVSRAENLSTPVFGTILSSLQPVSVSRQDPDSRKNTVTEITKRALSRGQWPQILIFPEGTCTNRSCLITFKQGAFVPRVPVQPVLLRYPNKLDTVTWTWQGYSLKELCVMTLCQLFTRVEVEFLPVHVPTEEEKNDPILFANRVRQTMATALNVPVTDHTFEDCRLMISAGQLTLPMEAGLVEFTKISKKLNLKWNHVREQLDTFAAIASASKGGRIGIEEFAEYLKLPISDVLKELFLLFDRNGDGTIDFREYVIGLSILCNPANTEETIRMAFKLFDMDEDGTITADEFASIIQSALGVPELDVSMLFKEIDADETGKLSYEEFKDFALKHPEYAKLFTTYLELQRYQLDMEEEDDFESPEVKHSPVRKTTVPVSETTPIARNKVCPEGNEEDHSSTSDKKDD encoded by the exons attgttcTTCAGGGAATTATTTTGCTACCCCTCCGTGCCATATGCATGGTATTCCTTTTACTGCTAGCATGGCTGTTTGCATCAATTGCAACTTTCCGTCACCCTGGAAAAGGATCTGTGCCGCTTAAAGGATGGAGAAG GAGGATGATCCAGACAACTCTCTCATGCCTAACTCGTACCTTGTTCTTTGTAATGGGCTTCCAAGTTAAAGTAAAAGGGAAGATAGCGAGTCTGCGGGAAGCCCCAATCTTTGTTGCAGCTCCTCATTCAAGCTTTTTTGATGCCATTATTTGTGCCCCAACTGGAATGCCATCAGTAGTGTCTAGAGCAGAGAACCTGTCCACTCCGGTATTTGGCA cAATTCTAAGTTCCCTTCAGCCTGTATCAGTTTCTCGTCAAGACCCTGATTCACGAAAGAATACGGTCACCGAGATAACTAAGCGAGCATTATCAAGAGGCCAGTGGCCACAG ATACTGATTTTCCCAGAAGGCACCTGCACAAACCGATCTTGCCTGATAACATTTAAACAAG GTGCCTTTGTTCCACGAGTCCCTGTGCAGCCTGTGTTGCTCCGATACCCCAACAAGCTG gATACTGTGACCTGGACATGGCAGGGCTATTCGTT AAAAGAACTGTGCGTAATGACACTGTGTCAGCTCTTCACAAGAGTAGAAGTTGAG TTTCTGCCTGTTCATGTTCctactgaagaagaaaagaatgatcCCATTCTTTTTGCCAACAGAGTCCGGCAAACGATGGCAAC tgctTTGAACGTGCCAGTCACTGATCACACTTTTGAAGATTGCAGACTGATGATTTCAGCAGGACAGCTGACTTTACCCATGGAAGCTGGGCTGGTGGAGTTCACCAAAATTAGCAAGAAACTCAA CCTAAAATGGAATCATGTCAGAGAGCAGTTGGATACCTTTGCTGCTATTGCCAGTGCTTCCAAAGGGGGGAGAATTGGAATCGAGGAGTTTGCAGAGTACTTGAAGCTGCCTATTTCAGATGTTCTCAAAGAGCTGTTTCTACTCTTTGACAGG AATGGAGACGGCACCATCGACTTCAGAGAGTATGTCATTGGTTTGTCTATTCTTTGTAACCCAGCCAACACAGAAGAGACTATTCGCATGGCATTTAAG ctctttgacaTGGATGAGGATGGCACTATAACAGCAGATGAGTTTGCTTCTATCATACAGTCAGCTCTGGGGGTGCCTGAGCTTGACGTTTCCATGCTCTTTAAAGAAATAGATGCAGATGAAACTGGGAAGCTGTCCTATG aagagTTCAAGGACTTTGCACTGAAGCATCCAGAATATGCCAAGTTGTTTACTACATATCTAGAGCTACAGAGATATCAGTTAgacatggaggaggaggatgacttTGAGTCACCTGAAGTCAAACACAGTCCAGTTAGAAAGACTACAGTCCCAGTCTCAGAAACAACACCAATTGCAAGAAACAAAGTCTGTCCTGAAGGCAATGAAGAGGATCACTCAAGTACCTCTGACAAAAAGGATGACTGA
- the CAPNS2 gene encoding calpain small subunit 2: MFLAKALLSGASGSGRGGSLARGLGGLLTGGGHGGNLGGLVGGLVNLISEAAAQYNPEPPPPPHNHFTNVEAYESEEIRQFRRLFAQLAGDDMEVNATELRDILNKVVSRHQDLKTDGFSLDTCRSMVAVMDSDTNGKLGFEEFKYLWNNIKKWQCVYKQHDTDQSGTVGRAQLPSALKAAGFHLNEQLCQVIVRRYAEEDGSMDFNNFISCLVRLDSMFRAFKSLDRNGDGQIKMTIEDWLQLTMYS, from the coding sequence ATGTTCCTCGCTAAAGCTTTGCTGAGTGGAGCAAGTGGAAGTGGTCGTGGAGGGAGCCTTGCACGTGGTCTTGGAGGTCTCCTAACCGGAGGCGGACATGGAGGGAATCTTGGAGGACTTGTTGGAGGTCTTGTCAATCTTATAAGTGAAGCAGCAGCTCAATATAATCCAGAGCCACCTCCACCTCCTCACAATCATTTTACAAATGTGGAAGCGTATGAGAGTGAGGAGATCAGACAGTTCCGTCGCCTTTTTGCCCAGCTGGCTGGAGATGATATGGAAGTGAATGCCACAGAGCTAAGGGACATCTTGAACAAAGTGGTTTCCAGACATCAAGACTTGAAGACGGATGGCTTCAGCTTAGACACATGCCGTAGCATGGTAGCCGTCATGGACAGTGATACAAATGGCAAACTGGGCTTTGAAGAGTTTAAGTATCTGTGGAACAACATCAAGAAATGGCAATGTGTATACAAGCAGCACGATACCGATCAGTCAGGCACTGTTGGAAGAGCGCAGCTGCCGAGCGCCTTGAAAGCTGCAGGGTTCCATCTGAACGAACAGCTCTGCCAGGTAATTGTGCGCAGGTACGCCGAGGAGGACGGTAGTATGGATTTCAACAACTTCATTAGCTGCTTGGTACGACTCGACAGCATGTTCCGGGCCTTCAAGTCCCTGGACCGAAATGGAGATGGACAGATCAAAATGACCATTGAAGACTGGCTGCAGCTGACCATGTACTCGTGA